GACTCCTCAATGTCTATATTGTCTGAAATTAAGTATACAACAAATAGAGTACCTTAGGACTTCCATATTGTTTTTCTTGAGAATAAGATATACTGTGAAAGTATAAAATGGCTTGGCTCAAAAAATACCCAAAACTCTATGACCGAAACTACTCACCAAAAAAAGAAAGTTCTTATCATCGAGGATGATACGTTTTTTGCTAATCTTATAGCAAGGGGTTGTAGAAATGAGAATTTGGAGTTTGAAATCGCAATCGGAGGGGAAGAAGGTGTTTCTCGCGCAAGAGAAGTATCCCCGGACTTGATCGTACTTGATATTCTTATGCCGGGAATAGACGGGTTTCAGGTTTTGGAAATGCTTAAGAATGAACCCGCACTAGCAGGAATACCGGTAATTGTTCTTTCAAATTTATCACAAGAAGACGATGTAAAAAAAGGATACGCCCTTGGTGCTGTTGACTATCTTGTTAAAGCATCTTTGAATCTAAATGAGATCGTAGAAAAAATGAAATATCATCTCGCAAAAAAAGAAGGCCCGAAGACATAGAGGCTATCACAGGATGCGGGAAAGTTGGCTCTGCGCTATCTCCGACGAGAATACCAGGTATGAAAAAGCGAGACATCCTTGTCTCGCTGTAACTACTTATTGAAATATTCATCGATTTGGTTTAGCGTTTTAGTGAGAAGAGATATTTTTTCCAGTGGCTCAACGCGAATATAGATAGCCCTATAATCAGCACGTGTAAAAATATCCGTTCGGTGAACTTTCAAAATCTTTGCTTTCCACACATCCCCAAATGAGAAATCATACATCCCATTTCTGTGAGGTGAAAAAATGCGGACACTCTCTCTTTCGCCCATTTCCCCCGGTAACGTGGGGTCGTCGCCGCACATCACGTGTTGAAAACAAAGTTTCCCTTTCAAATCCTCCACAACAGATAGAAACACGATATCTCCTTTCTTGATGGGCTTACATACCCCATTATTACCTTGAATATTCATATGTACCTCCATCTCCAGGCCAGAAATAGGTATCCTTTTGAATCCTAGCACAAAACCTATATTTTGTGCTATATGTTAACATTGAATTATTGTTGTATGGATTTCGTACAAAATCTCTTGCCGCCTGCCTGCTAAATAAGTGCGGGCAGGCGCATAGAGGATACCTACAATGATCAAGGGTTAAATATAATCGTTTATAAATAAATCATGGTGCGCGGCATACTTTTTTGTGTCTGCGGTCTATTTCGTACGGGATGGAAAAAAATATAACCCTAAAAACTTCCCTCGAGCATATATTCAGGTTAACACCGGGGCAGAAGCGGGCGCTTGGTAAACTTCGCCTCCATATTGTCAACGACCTTTTGCACCACTTCCCCGCTCGTTATACTGACACTGCACGAGTTGCTGCGATAGGTAGTTTGAAAAAAGGAGACCAAGCAGTAATCTATGGGAAAATTCACAACCTCAAAACAAAAAAGGCGTGGAAGAAAAAAATTCCCATGGCGGAAGGAACGGTTGCCGATGAAACAGGAAGTATAAAAGCGATATGGTTTCATCAGCCCTACATCGCAAAAATGACAAGCGAAGGGGAGCTTGTCCGTGTTGAGGGAAAAGTTTCCGAACGCCTACCTGTGCCAAGTAAGGTGCGACAGGTAGGTAAGGGGGAACTTTTTTTGAGTAACCCACGCATTGAACGTATCATGGAAGTTCCACAAAACACCGGCCCACTTTTCGGCGATGGAACAAGCGAGACGCTCTATCCTGTATATCCGGAAAGTCGCGGAATCACTTCAAATTGGCTCTACCACGCGATCATGAAAATGGAACGGTCGGGGGTACTTGATGCCGTTGAAGATCCTATCCCGGACGAAATGCTCAAAAGATACAATCTGCCAACGCTCAAAACAGCGCTTATTTGGATCCA
This sequence is a window from bacterium. Protein-coding genes within it:
- a CDS encoding response regulator, with product MTETTHQKKKVLIIEDDTFFANLIARGCRNENLEFEIAIGGEEGVSRAREVSPDLIVLDILMPGIDGFQVLEMLKNEPALAGIPVIVLSNLSQEDDVKKGYALGAVDYLVKASLNLNEIVEKMKYHLAKKEGPKT